The Sphaerospermopsis torques-reginae ITEP-024 genome has a window encoding:
- the apcA gene encoding allophycocyanin subunit alpha, which yields MSIVTKSIVNADAEARYLSPGELDRIKSFVSGGAQRLRIAQVLTDNRERIVKQAGDQLFQKRPDVVSPGGNAYGKEMTATCLRDLDYYLRLVTYGIVSGDVTPIEEIGIVGVREMYKSLGTPIDAVAGGVAAMKAVASTLLSAEDAAEAGAYFDYVVGAMS from the coding sequence ATGAGTATCGTCACGAAGTCCATCGTGAATGCTGATGCAGAAGCTCGCTACCTCAGCCCCGGTGAATTAGATCGCATTAAGAGCTTCGTTTCTGGTGGCGCACAACGTCTCCGCATCGCTCAAGTATTGACCGACAACCGCGAGCGCATCGTTAAGCAAGCTGGCGATCAATTGTTCCAAAAGCGTCCTGATGTTGTTTCTCCCGGTGGTAACGCTTACGGTAAAGAAATGACAGCTACCTGTCTTCGTGACTTAGACTACTACTTGCGTCTTGTAACCTACGGAATCGTTTCTGGTGATGTAACCCCCATCGAAGAAATCGGTATCGTTGGTGTACGTGAAATGTACAAGTCCTTGGGTACTCCCATTGACGCTGTTGCTGGTGGCGTTGCTGCTATGAAAGCTGTTGCTTCTACCTTGTTGTCTGCTGAAGACGCAGCTGAAGCTGGCGCTTACTTCGACTACGTTGTTGGTGCAATGTCATAG
- a CDS encoding phycobilisome linker polypeptide has product MARLFKVTACVPSLTRTRTQRELQNTYFTKLVPYENWFREQQRIQKMGGKIVKVELATGKQGTNTGLA; this is encoded by the coding sequence ATGGCTCGTTTATTTAAAGTGACTGCTTGTGTTCCCAGCTTAACTCGCACTCGCACCCAACGCGAATTACAAAATACTTACTTCACTAAGTTAGTTCCTTATGAAAACTGGTTCCGTGAACAACAACGGATTCAAAAAATGGGCGGTAAGATTGTTAAGGTAGAATTAGCAACTGGTAAGCAAGGTACAAACACTGGTTTGGCTTAA
- the apcB gene encoding allophycocyanin subunit beta, with product MQDAITSVINSSDVQGKYLDTAALEKLKGYFATGELRVRAATTISANAAAIVKEAVAKSLLYSDITRPGGNMYTTRRYAACIRDLDYYLRYSTYAMLAGDPSILDERVLNGLKETYNSLGVPVGATVQAIQAMKEVTASLVGPDAGKEMGVYFDYISSGLS from the coding sequence ATGCAAGACGCAATTACCTCTGTAATTAATTCCTCTGACGTTCAAGGTAAATACCTTGATACCGCTGCTTTAGAAAAGCTCAAAGGTTACTTCGCTACTGGTGAACTGCGCGTTCGTGCAGCTACAACCATCAGTGCTAACGCTGCTGCGATCGTTAAAGAAGCTGTAGCTAAATCCTTGTTGTACTCTGACATCACCCGTCCCGGTGGTAATATGTACACCACTCGTCGTTACGCAGCTTGTATCCGTGACTTGGATTACTACTTGCGTTATTCCACCTACGCTATGTTGGCTGGAGATCCTTCCATCCTCGACGAGCGTGTATTAAACGGTTTGAAAGAAACCTACAACTCCTTGGGTGTACCCGTAGGCGCTACCGTTCAAGCTATCCAAGCTATGAAAGAAGTAACTGCAAGCTTGGTTGGTCCTGACGCTGGTAAAGAAATGGGCGTTTACTTCGACTATATCTCCTCTGGCTTGAGCTAG